A stretch of the Denticeps clupeoides chromosome 6, fDenClu1.1, whole genome shotgun sequence genome encodes the following:
- the gramd1ba gene encoding protein Aster-B isoform X14, whose product MKGFKLACTASNSNRSTPACSPVLRKRSRSPTPQSQEGEAMVEKGSDHSSDKSPSTPEQVVQRTYSQSVHTTRSGGKNSKSHKRLSKKSQSWYNVLSPTYKQRNEDFRKLFKQLPDTERLIVDYSCALQRDILLQGRLYLSENWLCFYSNIFRWETLLTVRLKDVCSMTKEKTARLIPNAIQLCTDNEKHFFTSFGARDRTYMMMFRLWQNALLDKPLCPKELWHFVHQCYGNELGLTSDDEDYVPPDDDFNTMGYCEEIPAEDAEAIDNCGKNTEAKQDISPQMHKKNFSNISLPSMGSTDTPVPFDLPPDEEFTSCLTDGDLLALPLPDNGNFETKEGPVRSPSLDFNDNEDLPTEISDSSETHDEGEVQAFHEDLNGKQYINEMYKFSVDKLYDILFTESQFMRDFLEQRRFSDVVYHPWKKEEDGNQAREIMYTISLSNPLAPKTAMVTETQTLYKASQEGECYIIDAEVIAHDVPYHDYFYTLNRYMLTRVAKNKCRLRVSTELRYRKQPWGLVKGFIERNSWSGLDEYFRHLELELGKVAAGVMDTHHKSPKSKATVRHRKRPLIHLRPQHLDEALSPVTTPEEDQGLHRIKCVAGSTQTRHIPDHVPGGFALYSVSKLLVIITFVICISLVLLVFLNMMLFYKLWMLEFSTQSLTSWPRPHESKLPQTKMEWAKHLESQQHYHDEELQKWREIIKSSLILLDEMRDSLLNLQKSISLQDYKSETSDRRSRYH is encoded by the exons ATGAAAGGCTTCAAACTCGCCTG CACTGCCAGCAACTCGAACCGGAGCACTCCCGCTTGCTCACCTGTTCTCCGCAAACGCTCCCGCTCACCAACCCCCCAGAGCCAGGAGGGTGAGGCCATGGTGGAAAAGGGCTCAGACCACTCCTCGGATAAGTCCCCCTCTACCCCCGAGCAGGTGGTGCAGCGCACCTACAGCCAGTCAGTACACACCACACGCAGCGGAGGCAAGAACTCCAAG TCTCACAAGCGACTTTCCAAA AAAAGTCAAAGTTGGTACAAC GTTTTGAGTCCCACTTACAAGCAGCGCAATGAAGACTTCAGGAAGCTATTCAAACAGCTTCCAGACACGGAAAGGCTCATTGTGG ATTACTCCTGTGCCTTGCAAAGGGATATCCTTCTGCAGGGGCGACTCTACCTCTCTGAAAACTGGCTCTGTTTCTATAGCAACATCTTCCGATGGGAAACACTG CTGACAGTAAGGCTAAAGGACGTCTGCTCCATGACCAAGGAGAAGACGGCCCGCCTCATCCCCAATGCCATCCAGCTTTGCACTGACAATGAAAAG CACTTTTTTACCTCATTTGGGGCCCGGGACCGCACCTACATGATGATGTTCCGGCTTTGGCAGAATGCTCTTCTTGACAAG CCATTGTGTCCGAAAGAGTTGTGGCATTTTGTCCATCAGTGCTACGGGAATGAACTGGGTCTGACTAGTGATGATGAGGACTATGTACCCCCCGATGATGACTTCAACACAATGGG GTACTGTGAAGAGATTCCAGCAGAGGACGCCGAGGCGATTGACAACTGTGGCAAGAATACAGAGGCTAAACAGGACATCAGCCCACAGATGCACAAGAAGAACTTCTCCAACATTTCACTCCCTTCCATGGGCAGCACAGACACACCTGTCCCA TTTGACCTGCCTCCAGATGAGGAATTCACCAGCTGTCTCACCGACGGGGACCTGCTAGCCCTTCCCCTGCCTGACAACGGGAACTTTGAGACCAAAGAGGGTCCTGTACGTTCCCCTTCCCTGGACTTCAATGACAATGAGGACCTCCCAACAGAGATCAGTGACTCATCTGAGACACATGATGAAG GAGAGGTACAGGCATTTCATGAAGACCTGAACGGTAAACAGTACATCAACGAGATGTACAAGTTCAGTGTGGACAAGTTGTATGACATCCTCTTCACAGAGTCCCAGTTCATGAGAGACTTTCTAGAGCAACGGCGCTTTTCAG ATGTTGTCTATCATCCCTGGAAAAAGGAAGAAGATGGCAATCAGGCAAGGGAAATCATGTATACAATCTCGCTTTCAAACCCCTTAGCTCCTAAGACTGCCATGGTCACAGAAACTCAG ACACTTTACAAGGCCAGTCAGGAGGGTGAGTGCTACATCATTGATGCAGAGGTCATTGCCCATGATGTGCCATACCACGACTACTTTTACACCCTCAACCGCTACATGCTCACTAGAGTAGCGAAGAACAAGTGCCGCTTAAG ggtgTCCACTGAATTACGCTACCGTAAGCAACCATGGGGGTTGGTCAAGGGCTTCATAGAACGAAATTCCTGGAGTGGACTGGATGAGTACTTCAGGCATTTAG AGCTCGAGCTGGGTAAGGTGGCAGCAGGTGTTATGGATACCCACCACAAGTCCCCCAAATCAAAGGCCACCGTGCGGCACAGGAAACGACCCCTCATTCACCTCCGACCCCAGCATCTAGATGAAGCCCTGAGCCCCGTCACCACCCCAGAGGAGGACCAGGGCCTCCACCGCATCAAATGTGTGGCAG GTTCCACGCAGACCAGACACATTCCAGATCATGTCCCAGGAGGCTTTGCTCTCTACAGTGTTTCAAAGCTTCTGGTCATCATCACCTTTGT GATCTGTATAAG CCTGGTGCTGCTGGTCTTCCTGAACATGATGCTGTTCTATAAACTCTGGATGCTGGAGTTCAGCACGCAGAGCCTCACTTCCTGGCCAAGGCCTCATGAGAG CAAACTTCCTCAGACCAAGATGGAGTGGGCAAAACATCTGGAGTCACAGCAGCATTACCATGATGAGGAGCTACAGAAATGGAGAGAGATCATCAAATCTTCCCTCATATTGTTGGATGAA ATGAGGGACTCTTTACTCAACCTGCAGAAGAGCATAAGTTTACAGGACTACAAGTCAGAGACATCAGACAGAAGGAGCCGTTACCACTGA
- the gramd1ba gene encoding protein Aster-B isoform X16 yields MVEKGSDHSSDKSPSTPEQVVQRTYSQSVHTTRSGGKNSKSHKRLSKKSQSWYNVLSPTYKQRNEDFRKLFKQLPDTERLIVDYSCALQRDILLQGRLYLSENWLCFYSNIFRWETLLTVRLKDVCSMTKEKTARLIPNAIQLCTDNEKHFFTSFGARDRTYMMMFRLWQNALLDKPLCPKELWHFVHQCYGNELGLTSDDEDYVPPDDDFNTMGCCPPPWCRYCEEIPAEDAEAIDNCGKNTEAKQDISPQMHKKNFSNISLPSMGSTDTPVPFDLPPDEEFTSCLTDGDLLALPLPDNGNFETKEGPVRSPSLDFNDNEDLPTEISDSSETHDEGEVQAFHEDLNGKQYINEMYKFSVDKLYDILFTESQFMRDFLEQRRFSDVVYHPWKKEEDGNQAREIMYTISLSNPLAPKTAMVTETQTLYKASQEGECYIIDAEVIAHDVPYHDYFYTLNRYMLTRVAKNKCRLRVSTELRYRKQPWGLVKGFIERNSWSGLDEYFRHLELELGKVAAGVMDTHHKSPKSKATVRHRKRPLIHLRPQHLDEALSPVTTPEEDQGLHRIKCVAGSTQTRHIPDHVPGGFALYSVSKLLVIITFVICISLVLLVFLNMMLFYKLWMLEFSTQSLTSWPRPHESKLPQTKMEWAKHLESQQHYHDEELQKWREIIKSSLILLDEMRDSLLNLQKSISLQDYKSETSDRRSRYH; encoded by the exons ATGGTGGAAAAGGGCTCAGACCACTCCTCGGATAAGTCCCCCTCTACCCCCGAGCAGGTGGTGCAGCGCACCTACAGCCAGTCAGTACACACCACACGCAGCGGAGGCAAGAACTCCAAG TCTCACAAGCGACTTTCCAAA AAAAGTCAAAGTTGGTACAAC GTTTTGAGTCCCACTTACAAGCAGCGCAATGAAGACTTCAGGAAGCTATTCAAACAGCTTCCAGACACGGAAAGGCTCATTGTGG ATTACTCCTGTGCCTTGCAAAGGGATATCCTTCTGCAGGGGCGACTCTACCTCTCTGAAAACTGGCTCTGTTTCTATAGCAACATCTTCCGATGGGAAACACTG CTGACAGTAAGGCTAAAGGACGTCTGCTCCATGACCAAGGAGAAGACGGCCCGCCTCATCCCCAATGCCATCCAGCTTTGCACTGACAATGAAAAG CACTTTTTTACCTCATTTGGGGCCCGGGACCGCACCTACATGATGATGTTCCGGCTTTGGCAGAATGCTCTTCTTGACAAG CCATTGTGTCCGAAAGAGTTGTGGCATTTTGTCCATCAGTGCTACGGGAATGAACTGGGTCTGACTAGTGATGATGAGGACTATGTACCCCCCGATGATGACTTCAACACAATGGG CTGTTGCCCCCCTCCGTGGTGTAGGTACTGTGAAGAGATTCCAGCAGAGGACGCCGAGGCGATTGACAACTGTGGCAAGAATACAGAGGCTAAACAGGACATCAGCCCACAGATGCACAAGAAGAACTTCTCCAACATTTCACTCCCTTCCATGGGCAGCACAGACACACCTGTCCCA TTTGACCTGCCTCCAGATGAGGAATTCACCAGCTGTCTCACCGACGGGGACCTGCTAGCCCTTCCCCTGCCTGACAACGGGAACTTTGAGACCAAAGAGGGTCCTGTACGTTCCCCTTCCCTGGACTTCAATGACAATGAGGACCTCCCAACAGAGATCAGTGACTCATCTGAGACACATGATGAAG GAGAGGTACAGGCATTTCATGAAGACCTGAACGGTAAACAGTACATCAACGAGATGTACAAGTTCAGTGTGGACAAGTTGTATGACATCCTCTTCACAGAGTCCCAGTTCATGAGAGACTTTCTAGAGCAACGGCGCTTTTCAG ATGTTGTCTATCATCCCTGGAAAAAGGAAGAAGATGGCAATCAGGCAAGGGAAATCATGTATACAATCTCGCTTTCAAACCCCTTAGCTCCTAAGACTGCCATGGTCACAGAAACTCAG ACACTTTACAAGGCCAGTCAGGAGGGTGAGTGCTACATCATTGATGCAGAGGTCATTGCCCATGATGTGCCATACCACGACTACTTTTACACCCTCAACCGCTACATGCTCACTAGAGTAGCGAAGAACAAGTGCCGCTTAAG ggtgTCCACTGAATTACGCTACCGTAAGCAACCATGGGGGTTGGTCAAGGGCTTCATAGAACGAAATTCCTGGAGTGGACTGGATGAGTACTTCAGGCATTTAG AGCTCGAGCTGGGTAAGGTGGCAGCAGGTGTTATGGATACCCACCACAAGTCCCCCAAATCAAAGGCCACCGTGCGGCACAGGAAACGACCCCTCATTCACCTCCGACCCCAGCATCTAGATGAAGCCCTGAGCCCCGTCACCACCCCAGAGGAGGACCAGGGCCTCCACCGCATCAAATGTGTGGCAG GTTCCACGCAGACCAGACACATTCCAGATCATGTCCCAGGAGGCTTTGCTCTCTACAGTGTTTCAAAGCTTCTGGTCATCATCACCTTTGT GATCTGTATAAG CCTGGTGCTGCTGGTCTTCCTGAACATGATGCTGTTCTATAAACTCTGGATGCTGGAGTTCAGCACGCAGAGCCTCACTTCCTGGCCAAGGCCTCATGAGAG CAAACTTCCTCAGACCAAGATGGAGTGGGCAAAACATCTGGAGTCACAGCAGCATTACCATGATGAGGAGCTACAGAAATGGAGAGAGATCATCAAATCTTCCCTCATATTGTTGGATGAA ATGAGGGACTCTTTACTCAACCTGCAGAAGAGCATAAGTTTACAGGACTACAAGTCAGAGACATCAGACAGAAGGAGCCGTTACCACTGA
- the gramd1ba gene encoding protein Aster-B isoform X15 → MKGFKLACTASNSNRSTPACSPVLRKRSRSPTPQSQEGEAMVEKGSDHSSDKSPSTPEQVVQRTYSQSVHTTRSGGKNSKKSQSWYNVLSPTYKQRNEDFRKLFKQLPDTERLIVDYSCALQRDILLQGRLYLSENWLCFYSNIFRWETLLTVRLKDVCSMTKEKTARLIPNAIQLCTDNEKHFFTSFGARDRTYMMMFRLWQNALLDKPLCPKELWHFVHQCYGNELGLTSDDEDYVPPDDDFNTMGYCEEIPAEDAEAIDNCGKNTEAKQDISPQMHKKNFSNISLPSMGSTDTPVPFDLPPDEEFTSCLTDGDLLALPLPDNGNFETKEGPVRSPSLDFNDNEDLPTEISDSSETHDEGEVQAFHEDLNGKQYINEMYKFSVDKLYDILFTESQFMRDFLEQRRFSDVVYHPWKKEEDGNQAREIMYTISLSNPLAPKTAMVTETQTLYKASQEGECYIIDAEVIAHDVPYHDYFYTLNRYMLTRVAKNKCRLRVSTELRYRKQPWGLVKGFIERNSWSGLDEYFRHLELELGKVAAGVMDTHHKSPKSKATVRHRKRPLIHLRPQHLDEALSPVTTPEEDQGLHRIKCVAGSTQTRHIPDHVPGGFALYSVSKLLVIITFVICISLVLLVFLNMMLFYKLWMLEFSTQSLTSWPRPHESKLPQTKMEWAKHLESQQHYHDEELQKWREIIKSSLILLDEMRDSLLNLQKSISLQDYKSETSDRRSRYH, encoded by the exons ATGAAAGGCTTCAAACTCGCCTG CACTGCCAGCAACTCGAACCGGAGCACTCCCGCTTGCTCACCTGTTCTCCGCAAACGCTCCCGCTCACCAACCCCCCAGAGCCAGGAGGGTGAGGCCATGGTGGAAAAGGGCTCAGACCACTCCTCGGATAAGTCCCCCTCTACCCCCGAGCAGGTGGTGCAGCGCACCTACAGCCAGTCAGTACACACCACACGCAGCGGAGGCAAGAACTCCAAG AAAAGTCAAAGTTGGTACAAC GTTTTGAGTCCCACTTACAAGCAGCGCAATGAAGACTTCAGGAAGCTATTCAAACAGCTTCCAGACACGGAAAGGCTCATTGTGG ATTACTCCTGTGCCTTGCAAAGGGATATCCTTCTGCAGGGGCGACTCTACCTCTCTGAAAACTGGCTCTGTTTCTATAGCAACATCTTCCGATGGGAAACACTG CTGACAGTAAGGCTAAAGGACGTCTGCTCCATGACCAAGGAGAAGACGGCCCGCCTCATCCCCAATGCCATCCAGCTTTGCACTGACAATGAAAAG CACTTTTTTACCTCATTTGGGGCCCGGGACCGCACCTACATGATGATGTTCCGGCTTTGGCAGAATGCTCTTCTTGACAAG CCATTGTGTCCGAAAGAGTTGTGGCATTTTGTCCATCAGTGCTACGGGAATGAACTGGGTCTGACTAGTGATGATGAGGACTATGTACCCCCCGATGATGACTTCAACACAATGGG GTACTGTGAAGAGATTCCAGCAGAGGACGCCGAGGCGATTGACAACTGTGGCAAGAATACAGAGGCTAAACAGGACATCAGCCCACAGATGCACAAGAAGAACTTCTCCAACATTTCACTCCCTTCCATGGGCAGCACAGACACACCTGTCCCA TTTGACCTGCCTCCAGATGAGGAATTCACCAGCTGTCTCACCGACGGGGACCTGCTAGCCCTTCCCCTGCCTGACAACGGGAACTTTGAGACCAAAGAGGGTCCTGTACGTTCCCCTTCCCTGGACTTCAATGACAATGAGGACCTCCCAACAGAGATCAGTGACTCATCTGAGACACATGATGAAG GAGAGGTACAGGCATTTCATGAAGACCTGAACGGTAAACAGTACATCAACGAGATGTACAAGTTCAGTGTGGACAAGTTGTATGACATCCTCTTCACAGAGTCCCAGTTCATGAGAGACTTTCTAGAGCAACGGCGCTTTTCAG ATGTTGTCTATCATCCCTGGAAAAAGGAAGAAGATGGCAATCAGGCAAGGGAAATCATGTATACAATCTCGCTTTCAAACCCCTTAGCTCCTAAGACTGCCATGGTCACAGAAACTCAG ACACTTTACAAGGCCAGTCAGGAGGGTGAGTGCTACATCATTGATGCAGAGGTCATTGCCCATGATGTGCCATACCACGACTACTTTTACACCCTCAACCGCTACATGCTCACTAGAGTAGCGAAGAACAAGTGCCGCTTAAG ggtgTCCACTGAATTACGCTACCGTAAGCAACCATGGGGGTTGGTCAAGGGCTTCATAGAACGAAATTCCTGGAGTGGACTGGATGAGTACTTCAGGCATTTAG AGCTCGAGCTGGGTAAGGTGGCAGCAGGTGTTATGGATACCCACCACAAGTCCCCCAAATCAAAGGCCACCGTGCGGCACAGGAAACGACCCCTCATTCACCTCCGACCCCAGCATCTAGATGAAGCCCTGAGCCCCGTCACCACCCCAGAGGAGGACCAGGGCCTCCACCGCATCAAATGTGTGGCAG GTTCCACGCAGACCAGACACATTCCAGATCATGTCCCAGGAGGCTTTGCTCTCTACAGTGTTTCAAAGCTTCTGGTCATCATCACCTTTGT GATCTGTATAAG CCTGGTGCTGCTGGTCTTCCTGAACATGATGCTGTTCTATAAACTCTGGATGCTGGAGTTCAGCACGCAGAGCCTCACTTCCTGGCCAAGGCCTCATGAGAG CAAACTTCCTCAGACCAAGATGGAGTGGGCAAAACATCTGGAGTCACAGCAGCATTACCATGATGAGGAGCTACAGAAATGGAGAGAGATCATCAAATCTTCCCTCATATTGTTGGATGAA ATGAGGGACTCTTTACTCAACCTGCAGAAGAGCATAAGTTTACAGGACTACAAGTCAGAGACATCAGACAGAAGGAGCCGTTACCACTGA
- the gramd1ba gene encoding protein Aster-B isoform X11, which translates to MMPTDLCSQQSSLQSSHEDETPRFLSPYISEESTASNSNRSTPACSPVLRKRSRSPTPQSQEGEAMVEKGSDHSSDKSPSTPEQVVQRTYSQSVHTTRSGGKNSKSHKRLSKKSQSWYNVLSPTYKQRNEDFRKLFKQLPDTERLIVDYSCALQRDILLQGRLYLSENWLCFYSNIFRWETLLTVRLKDVCSMTKEKTARLIPNAIQLCTDNEKHFFTSFGARDRTYMMMFRLWQNALLDKPLCPKELWHFVHQCYGNELGLTSDDEDYVPPDDDFNTMGCCPPPWCRYCEEIPAEDAEAIDNCGKNTEAKQDISPQMHKKNFSNISLPSMGSTDTPVPFDLPPDEEFTSCLTDGDLLALPLPDNGNFETKEGPVRSPSLDFNDNEDLPTEISDSSETHDEGEVQAFHEDLNGKQYINEMYKFSVDKLYDILFTESQFMRDFLEQRRFSDVVYHPWKKEEDGNQAREIMYTISLSNPLAPKTAMVTETQTLYKASQEGECYIIDAEVIAHDVPYHDYFYTLNRYMLTRVAKNKCRLRVSTELRYRKQPWGLVKGFIERNSWSGLDEYFRHLELELGKVAAGVMDTHHKSPKSKATVRHRKRPLIHLRPQHLDEALSPVTTPEEDQGLHRIKCVAGSTQTRHIPDHVPGGFALYSVSKLLVIITFVICISLVLLVFLNMMLFYKLWMLEFSTQSLTSWPRPHESKLPQTKMEWAKHLESQQHYHDEELQKWREIIKSSLILLDEMRDSLLNLQKSISLQDYKSETSDRRSRYH; encoded by the exons CACTGCCAGCAACTCGAACCGGAGCACTCCCGCTTGCTCACCTGTTCTCCGCAAACGCTCCCGCTCACCAACCCCCCAGAGCCAGGAGGGTGAGGCCATGGTGGAAAAGGGCTCAGACCACTCCTCGGATAAGTCCCCCTCTACCCCCGAGCAGGTGGTGCAGCGCACCTACAGCCAGTCAGTACACACCACACGCAGCGGAGGCAAGAACTCCAAG TCTCACAAGCGACTTTCCAAA AAAAGTCAAAGTTGGTACAAC GTTTTGAGTCCCACTTACAAGCAGCGCAATGAAGACTTCAGGAAGCTATTCAAACAGCTTCCAGACACGGAAAGGCTCATTGTGG ATTACTCCTGTGCCTTGCAAAGGGATATCCTTCTGCAGGGGCGACTCTACCTCTCTGAAAACTGGCTCTGTTTCTATAGCAACATCTTCCGATGGGAAACACTG CTGACAGTAAGGCTAAAGGACGTCTGCTCCATGACCAAGGAGAAGACGGCCCGCCTCATCCCCAATGCCATCCAGCTTTGCACTGACAATGAAAAG CACTTTTTTACCTCATTTGGGGCCCGGGACCGCACCTACATGATGATGTTCCGGCTTTGGCAGAATGCTCTTCTTGACAAG CCATTGTGTCCGAAAGAGTTGTGGCATTTTGTCCATCAGTGCTACGGGAATGAACTGGGTCTGACTAGTGATGATGAGGACTATGTACCCCCCGATGATGACTTCAACACAATGGG CTGTTGCCCCCCTCCGTGGTGTAGGTACTGTGAAGAGATTCCAGCAGAGGACGCCGAGGCGATTGACAACTGTGGCAAGAATACAGAGGCTAAACAGGACATCAGCCCACAGATGCACAAGAAGAACTTCTCCAACATTTCACTCCCTTCCATGGGCAGCACAGACACACCTGTCCCA TTTGACCTGCCTCCAGATGAGGAATTCACCAGCTGTCTCACCGACGGGGACCTGCTAGCCCTTCCCCTGCCTGACAACGGGAACTTTGAGACCAAAGAGGGTCCTGTACGTTCCCCTTCCCTGGACTTCAATGACAATGAGGACCTCCCAACAGAGATCAGTGACTCATCTGAGACACATGATGAAG GAGAGGTACAGGCATTTCATGAAGACCTGAACGGTAAACAGTACATCAACGAGATGTACAAGTTCAGTGTGGACAAGTTGTATGACATCCTCTTCACAGAGTCCCAGTTCATGAGAGACTTTCTAGAGCAACGGCGCTTTTCAG ATGTTGTCTATCATCCCTGGAAAAAGGAAGAAGATGGCAATCAGGCAAGGGAAATCATGTATACAATCTCGCTTTCAAACCCCTTAGCTCCTAAGACTGCCATGGTCACAGAAACTCAG ACACTTTACAAGGCCAGTCAGGAGGGTGAGTGCTACATCATTGATGCAGAGGTCATTGCCCATGATGTGCCATACCACGACTACTTTTACACCCTCAACCGCTACATGCTCACTAGAGTAGCGAAGAACAAGTGCCGCTTAAG ggtgTCCACTGAATTACGCTACCGTAAGCAACCATGGGGGTTGGTCAAGGGCTTCATAGAACGAAATTCCTGGAGTGGACTGGATGAGTACTTCAGGCATTTAG AGCTCGAGCTGGGTAAGGTGGCAGCAGGTGTTATGGATACCCACCACAAGTCCCCCAAATCAAAGGCCACCGTGCGGCACAGGAAACGACCCCTCATTCACCTCCGACCCCAGCATCTAGATGAAGCCCTGAGCCCCGTCACCACCCCAGAGGAGGACCAGGGCCTCCACCGCATCAAATGTGTGGCAG GTTCCACGCAGACCAGACACATTCCAGATCATGTCCCAGGAGGCTTTGCTCTCTACAGTGTTTCAAAGCTTCTGGTCATCATCACCTTTGT GATCTGTATAAG CCTGGTGCTGCTGGTCTTCCTGAACATGATGCTGTTCTATAAACTCTGGATGCTGGAGTTCAGCACGCAGAGCCTCACTTCCTGGCCAAGGCCTCATGAGAG CAAACTTCCTCAGACCAAGATGGAGTGGGCAAAACATCTGGAGTCACAGCAGCATTACCATGATGAGGAGCTACAGAAATGGAGAGAGATCATCAAATCTTCCCTCATATTGTTGGATGAA ATGAGGGACTCTTTACTCAACCTGCAGAAGAGCATAAGTTTACAGGACTACAAGTCAGAGACATCAGACAGAAGGAGCCGTTACCACTGA